In one window of Hevea brasiliensis isolate MT/VB/25A 57/8 chromosome 10, ASM3005281v1, whole genome shotgun sequence DNA:
- the LOC110666038 gene encoding chromatin modification-related protein EAF1 B isoform X1: MHGCGSGSAFLVNAEVDSMGGVVEGGVGIGIKTSPRRAAIERAQAELRQEYDVREERRRELEFLEKGGNPLDFKFGSAASVSVQSTSLTDHHTEHFVTSEAKGSFALTASPPGDSVESSGRPGAPTVCEPNSADNFDGENEILEGERKHKHPSRRSNVAASEQSSQMEGTQNAKESEDSAIVRPYARRNRSRPNRDGARSSSTDVVQSSGGYGSFFKVHGGLRDVKGSISGTINQKDQITPVFHPQSATSNGDVTSQIEITNTQSNMELDGAVAREATTSLSKGSILGDRLDVSETNISKHNQHDQPSQVDTQKIPINMASGECNNVRGKEEVISAAPEYPPVAAAAKTENENGSSQLNGFGDMKGDGNEGQNGNGGIGTKGLDSESSSTQNIQCVDVHNESDFCINGRNDDINGMPLKLTSESEGMQNSVAGEMGNKKNEIKAMDSSAVIKNDNNFLNQNNLGNGCVVEFDEEIQGSSDLQKDLKCPSNLVGVEQNDIAASEADKKLCNVLGDDANLNKEIICPGGAQGSVDISIKELPESTLSEKNCSAAPDPSGSHLIVVDKAHEDSVLEEAQIIEAKRKRIAELSVGIVPLESHRKSHWDFVLEEMMWLANDFAQERLWKMTAAAQICRRVAFTSRLRVEEQNQQWKLKKVAYSLAKAVMQFWHSTEMVLKKDSQSVNLANCKQDSRRFDGNEFSKDKFTELDKVEACKELEIQNPGKNFACPIQGYAIRFLKCNSSVVPSLQAEAPATPDRIADSGNIGTSWEDHLTEESLFYAVPSGAMATYRISIESHLVQCEKTGSSMQEEVDTSMYDAATEFGYHESAYDEEEGETSTYYLQGVFEGSKATKHDQKKRKNSMKSSERSYELGPDLPYGYCTTGSQQNTLMGKRPANNLHVGPIPTKRVRSAASRQRFTSPFSAGVGGGLQTLAKTDASSGDTSSFQDDQSTLHGGSQIQKSVEVESIGDFEKQLPYDCAETSMKPKKKKKIKHYVGPTYEQVWHLDSTVHNEQRDNSKKRLDSHHFDSNGASGLLYGQHTAKKPKILKQSLDGAFDNMAPMSGSIPSPAASQMSNMPKIIKFITGRDRGRKPKSLKAPAGQPGSRSPWSLFEDQALVVLAHDMGPNWELVSDAINSALQFKCIFRKPKECKERHKILMDKGAGDGADSADDSGSSQSYPSTLPGIPKGSARQLFQRLQGPMEEDTLKSHFEKIIMIGKKYLYRRSQNDNQDPKQIVPVHSSHVNALEQVPTNKNGGVLTPLDICDASSPDILPIHASGLSTPNQGAVGSMLPISGTNSSLQVPPGVVLGNNSSQPGPLNAPIRDGRYSVPRTSLPVDEQQKMQHYNQMLSNRSLQQSNLPVSGALSGADRRILQGGNPVGMMSGMNRSMPLSRPGFQGVASSSMMNSTSMLSSGVAGMPSPVSMQSGSSSGQGNSMMRSREALHLMRTGHNSEHQRQIMSPELQMQGNSQGIPAFSGLTSTFANQTTQSAVQAYPGHPQQQHQMPPQQSHVISNPHLQGANHATGQQQAYAIRFAKERQMQQRLLQQQQFASSGALMTHVQPQPQLPMSSSMQNGSQVQPQTSSQPVSLPSLTPSSPMTPISVQQQQKHALPHHGISRNSQTVASGLTNQMGKQRPRQPQQQQQFQQSGRIHPQQRQHSQSPQQAKLLKGMGRGNVVVHQNLPTDHSHLNGLSVPSGNQSAEKGENIMHLMQGQGLYSGTGLSSIQPSKPSVASQSSNQSQPQQKLFSGSAPPSSKQLQQMPSDSDNNSQGHVPSVTGHALSAAHQALPAGIIASNHQHMQPQSQTHQKQTGQAKPTVQRMLQQSRLLNSDLPTKSQTDQSPKEQQAASNVSQMGKSTTTSISQACNDPANVVVSSSVVSQWKPSEPSCDSVVTNPASQVGSIGSPPLTNSAGSEAVASVNQGLGQRQLSAGLPQHGSAGAQWQQQPQLSQSRLQQPSQPPSSQQLFQVQELQRQQEQQSPRQQYSQQQTQHLQSAQGNIYIRSPNSQLE, translated from the exons ATGCATGGATGTGGTTCAGGATCTGCTTTCCTAGTAAATGCTGAGGTCGATTCCATGGGAGGGGTTGTTGAAGGCGGAGTTGGAATTGGTATCAAGACCTCTCCGCGCCGAGCAGCAATTGAGAGAGCTCAGGCAGAGCTCAG ACAGGAGTATGATGTTCGTGAGGAGAGGAGAAGAGAGCTAGAATTTCTTGAGAAA GGTGGCAACCCATTAGACTTTAAATTTGGGAGTGCAGCTTCAGTTAGTGTCCAGTCTACTTCTCTCACTGATCATCACACAGAACATTTTGTGACTAG TGAAGCAAAAGGTAGTTTTGCGCTGACTGCATCACCTCCCGGGGACTCTGTGGAAAGTAGTGGCAGACCCGGGGCTCCCACAGTTTGCGAACCCAATAGTGCTGATAATTTTGATGGTGAAAATGAAATTCTTGAAGGTGAAAGAAAACATAAACATCCCAGTAGGAGGAGTAATGTTGCTGCATCAGAACAGTCTTCCCAGATGGAAGGGACTCAAAATGCCAAGGAATCAGAAGATTCTGCTATTGTTCGCCCATATGCTAGAAGGAACAGGTCCAGACCTAATCGTGACGGTGCTCGATCAAGCTCAACTGATGTAGTTCAGAGTTCTGGTGGTTATGGATCTTTTTTCAAGGTTCATGGGGGTTTGAGGGATGTGAAGGGGTCGATATCTGGAACGATCAATCAGAAGGACCAGATTACTCCCGTTTTTCACCCCCAGTCTGCCACTTCAAATGGTGATGTGACTTCTCAGATAGAGATTACAAATACCCAGTCAAATATGGAGCTGGATGGTGCTGTAGCTCGGGAAGCAACAACCAGCCTGTCTAAAGGTAGCATCCTTGGTGATAGGTTGGATGTCTCTGAGACAAACATCTCAAAGCATAATCAACATGATCAACCATCACAAGTTGATACTCAGAAAATACCCATCAACATGGCTTCTGGAGAGTGCAACAATGTTAGAGGAAAGGAAGAGGTAATTTCAGCTGCACCTGAATATCCACCTGTTGCAGCTGCAGCAAAAACAGAGAATGAAAATGGTTCTTCTCAGTTAAATGGTTTCGGTGACATGAAAGGAGATGGCAATGAAGGTCAAAATGGCAATGGTGGAATAGGAACTAAGGGATTGGATTCAGAATCCTCCTCCACTCAAAACATCCAATGCGTGGATGTGCATAATGAAAGTGATTTTTGTATTAATGGAAGGAACGATGATATTAATGGGATGCCTTTAAAACTAACATCAGAATCTGAAGGAATGCAAAATTCAGTGGCTGGTGAAATGGGAAATAAAAAGAATGAAATCAAGGCTATGGACAGCAGTGCAGTCATCAAGAATGATAACAATTTTTTGAATCAAAATAACCTTGGTAATGGCTGTGTTGTTGAATTTGATGAAGAAATACAGGGAAGTTCTGACTTGCAAAAGGATTTGAAATGTCCTTCTAACCTTGTGGGAGTGGAGCAGAATGACATTGCTGCATCTGAAGCTGATAAAAAATTATGTAATGTGTTGGGTGATGATGCAAATCTTAACAAAGAAATCATCTGCCCTGGTGGAGCTCAGGGATCTGTGGATATATCTATCAAAGAATTACCTGAATCTACTTTGTCAGAGAAAAATTGTTCTGCTGCTCCTGATCCTTCTGGTAGTCATTTGATAGTTGTTGACAAAGCTCATGAGGATTCTGTCTTGGAAGAGGCACAAATTATAGAG GCTAAACGTAAGAGGATTGCTGAGTTATCTGTTGGAATTGTACCCTTGGAGAGCCACCGAAAATCTCACTGGGATTTTGTGCTTGAAGAAATGATGTGGTTGGCAAATGATTTTGCACAG GAGCGTCTATGGAAAATGACTGCTGCTGCTCAAATATGTCGCCGCGTTGCTTTTACCTCTCGGTTGAGAGTTGAAGAACAGAATCAACAATGGAAGCTTAAAAAAGTTGCTTATTCTCTGGCAAAGGCTGTCATGCAGTTCTGGCATTCAACAGAGATGGTTCTAAAGAAGGATAGCCAAAGTGTTAATTTGGCAAACTGCAAGCAGGATTCAAGGAGGtttgatgggaatgaattttccAAGGACAAGTTCACAGAACTTGATAAGGTG GAGGCATGCAAAGAGTTAGAGATACAAAATCCTGGAAAGAATTTTGCATGTCCGATTCAGGGATATGCTATAAGATTTTTGAAATGTAACAGCTCTGTGGTTCCTTCTCTTCAAGCAGAAGCACCAGCAACACCTGATAGAATAGCCGATTCAGGCAATATTGGAACTTCATGGGAAGATCACCTGACAGAA GAAAGCCTATTCTATGCAGTCCCGTCCGGTGCAATGGCAACCTACAGAATCTCTATCGAATCTCATTTGGTACAGTGTGAG AAGACTGGCAGTAGCATGCAAGAGGAAGTTGATACATCGATGTATGATGCTGCTACAG AGTTTGGATATCATGAGAGTGCATATGATGAGGAGGAAGGAGAAACAAGTACATATTATTTGCAAGGAGTTTTTGAAGGTAGCAAGGCAACAAAACATGaccaaaagaaaaggaaaaactcTATGAAGTCTTCTGAAAGATCATATGAATTGGGACCTGATTTGCCATATGGATACTGCACAACTGGGTCTCAACAAAATACTTTGATGGGAAAAAGGCCTGCCAATAATCTTCATGTTGGTCCAATTCCAACAAAACGTGTCCGCTCTGCTGCTTCTAGGCAGAGGTTTACAAGTCCCTTTAGCGCTGGAGTTGGTGGGGGTCTGCAGACTCTAGCAAAGACAGATGCTTCAAGTGGAGATACTAGTTCTTTTCAGGATGACCAGAGTACCTTGCATGGCGGATCCCAAATCCAGAAGAGTGTGGAGGTTGAGTCAATTGGGGACTTTGAAAAGCAGTTACCATATGACTGTGCTGAGACATCAATGAaaccaaagaagaagaagaagattaagCATTATGTG GGTCCCACTTATGAGCAGGTTTGGCATCTGGATTCCACTGTTCATAATGAACAG AGGGATAATTCCAAGAAGAGATTGGATAGTCATCATTTTGACTCTAATGGTGCTAGTG GTTTATTATATGGGCAACATACTGCGAAGAAGCCAAAGATACTTAAGCAATCACTAGATGGTGCTTTTGACAATATGGCTCCAATGAGTGGTTCGATTCCTTCTCCCGCTGCTTCCCAAATGAGTAATATGCCCAAAATCATAAAATTTATTACTGGCCGTGACAGGGGTAGAAAACCCAAATCACTGAAG GCGCCTGCCGGGCAGCCAGGTTCTCGAAGTCCATGGTCACTTTTTGAAGACCAG GCACTTGTTGTCCTTGCACATGATATGGGTCCTAATTGGGAGCTTGTAAGTGATGCCATTAACAGCGCCCTTCAATTTAAG TGTATATTCCGCAAGCCAAAAGAGTGCAAAGAACGTCACAAAATTTTAATGGATAAGGGTGCTGGTGATGGGGCTGATAGTGCTGATGATTCAGGGTCTTCTCAATCTTATCCATCAACTTTGCCTGGCATCCCGAAG GGCAGTGCCAGACAGTTATTTCAACGTTTGCAAGGGCCAATGGAGGAGGATACTCTCAAGTCTCATTTTGAAAAGATTATTATGATTGGGAAGAAGTACCTTTACAGGAGGAGTCAG AATGATAACCAGGATCCTAAACAAATAGTACCAGTTCACAGTTCTCATGTTAATGCCCTTGAACAAGTACCCACAAACAAAAATGGAGGTGTTTTGAC GCCCCTTGATATCTGTGATGCATCAAGCCCAGATATTCTTCCCATTCATGCTAGTGGTTTATCCACGCCAAATCAAGGTGCTGTAGGATCAATGCTTCCTATTTCTGGGACAAACTCTTCTCTGCAAGTACCTCCTGGTGTGGTTCTTGGCAATAACTCGTCACAACCTGGGCCACTTAATGCTCCCATCAG GGATGGTAGGTACAGTGTTCCAAGAACATCTTTACCAGTTGATGAGCAGCAGAAAATGCAACATTATAATCAAATGCTATCTAACAGAAGTTTGCAGCAGTCTAACTTACCTGTTTCTGGGGCTCTTTCTGGAGCTGATCGTCGTATTCTTCAGGGTGGAAATCCTGTGGGCATGATGTCTGGGATGAACAGAAGCATGCCACTGTCTAGGCCAGGCTTTCAGGGAGTGGCCTCATCATCGATGATGAATTCCACTAGTATGCTTTCCTCAGGTGTGGCTGGGATGCCAAGCCCTGTAAGTATGCAATCTGGAAGTAGTTCTGGTCAAGGGAATTCAATGATGAGATCTCGTGAGGCTTTGCACCTGATGCGG ACTGGCCATAACTCAGAGCATCAAAGACAAATTATGTCTCCTGAACTTCAGATGCAAGGAAACAGCCAAGGGATTCCTGCTTTTAGTGGGTTGACTTCTACTTTTGCTAATCAGACGACCCAATCGGCTGTGCAGGCGTATCCTGGCCATCCCCAGCAGCAGCATCAAATGCCTCCACAACAATCTCATGTGATTAGCAATCCTCATCTTCAGGGTGCCAATCATGCTACAGGACAGCAGCAAGCATATGCAATCCGTTTTGCTAAAGAAAGGCAAATGCAGCAGCGGCTTCTGCAGCAACAGCAGTTTGCTTCATCTGGTGCCTTGATGACACATGTCCAACCTCAGCCCCAACTCCCCATGTCTTCATCTATGCAAAACGGTTCCCAGGTTCAGCCACAAACTTCATCACAACCAGTATCACTTCCCTCATTAACACCTTCTTCTCCTATGACTCCCATATCAGTACAGCAGCAGCAGAAACATGCCTTGCCACATCACGGGATCAGTCGGAACTCTCAAACTGTTGCCAGTGGGTTGACCAATCAGATGGGGAAACAAAGACCACGGCAGCCACAGCAACAACAGCAGTTTCAACAGTCTGGCCGGATCCATCCTCAGCAGCGACAACACTCACAATCTCCCCAGCAGGCTAAACTTTTGAAGGGAATGGGAAGAGGGAATGTGGTGGTGCATCAGAACCTTCCCACTGATCATTCTCATTTGAATGGCCTATCCGTGCCTTCAGGAAATCAAAGTGCAGAGAAAGGAGAAAACATCATGCACTTGATGCAAGGTCAAGGCTTATATTCAGGTACTGGCTTGAGTTCAATACAACCATCTAAACCATCGGTTGCTTCTCAATCCTCGAACCAGTCTCAGCCGCAGCAAAAGCTATTTTCTGGCTCAGCGCCACCTTCATCGAAGCAACTGCAGCAGATGCCTTCTGATTCTGATAATAACTCTCAAGGTCATGTTCCATCAGTAACTGGTCATGCACTTTCTGCTGCACATCAAGCTCTTCCAGCAGGCATTATTGCTTCCAACCATCAGCATATGCAGCCACAGTCACAAACACACCAGAAGCAGACTGGTCAAGCTAAACCAACAGTTCAAAGAATGCTTCAACAGAGCCGTCTGTTGAATTCTGATCTGCCAACCAAGTCGCAAACTGATCAGAGTCCTAAAGAACAGCAGGCGGCAAGCAATGTTTCACAGATGGGCAAAAGTACAACCACATCAATTTCTCAGGCCTGTAATGATCCAGCTAATGTGGTTGTTTCTTCTTCTGTTGTTTCTCAGTGGAAACCATCTGAGCCCTCATGTGATTCTGTTGTGACAAATCCAGCCTCTCAAGTGGGTTCTATTGGGAGCCCACCTCTTACAAATTCAGCTGGAAGTGAGGCAGTGGCATCTGTCAACCAGGGTTTAGGCCAGAGGCAGTTATCAGCAGGCTTGCCCCAACATGGGAGTGCTGGAGCACAGTGGCAGCAGCAGCCACAGTTATCACAATCAAGACTGCAGCAACCATCACAACCACCCTCTTCTCAACAACTGTTTCAGGTACAAGAGCTGCAGCGGCAGCAGGAACAGCAGTCACCTCGGCAACAGTACTCTCAGCAGCAAACACAGCATcttcaatcagcacaaggaaataTTTATATCAGGTCTCCCAATTCTCAGCTGGAATGA